The Natronosalvus caseinilyticus genome includes a region encoding these proteins:
- a CDS encoding ArsR family transcriptional regulator — MSDTAPEGFEDSFAEQQRMRELLSQETRHLILQLILGHPAHLASLAELDYMIPKNEAAILDQLETLQEAGILDVFVHEPNVSTRDLPSKFWGPTERGVEILYEHNFLRGVPIARAVYEETKKSERVQRHEDAPRPTLPKAVREALEFDEPDMEEAEVP, encoded by the coding sequence ATGAGCGATACGGCCCCCGAAGGGTTCGAGGATTCCTTCGCAGAGCAGCAGCGAATGCGTGAGCTGCTCTCCCAGGAGACGCGCCACCTCATCTTGCAGTTGATCCTCGGTCACCCAGCACACCTCGCGTCGTTGGCCGAACTCGACTACATGATTCCGAAGAACGAGGCGGCCATCCTCGACCAACTCGAGACGCTCCAAGAGGCAGGAATCCTTGACGTCTTCGTGCACGAACCCAACGTGTCGACGCGAGATCTCCCGTCAAAGTTCTGGGGACCGACCGAGCGCGGGGTTGAGATCCTCTACGAACATAATTTCCTGCGGGGCGTCCCTATTGCACGCGCTGTCTACGAGGAAACGAAAAAATCCGAGCGGGTGCAGCGCCACGAGGACGCACCGCGACCCACGCTTCCCAAAGCCGTGAGAGAGGCACTCGAATTCGACGAACCGGATATGGAAGAGGCTGAGGTCCCCTAG
- a CDS encoding PQQ-binding-like beta-propeller repeat protein, which translates to MSPSQPPSTRRGFLKTTAGVSAIAIAGCLGSAPSKDPQSRAGTPQSDGNSPEAANSLDDTWPQFGANPRNTGYVSTVAGPGTDEPELAWRYTAGTPTMNTSPIVGDGTVYVPGSGNPGLIHAIDIETGDNVWQFEPAGYASSALALGDGMLFVGTWGKQFYALDAESGDELWSQEIGHRFGSSSPVIVDDTIYVGTIGDGPLVVRGPEDEETFEACAFLALDAETGERKWQYREFSEKENISSSPAVADGRVYFGGESGVYALDSETGEEVWTRDIPTHPDSSPAVVDDVVYYGAPTTSDSGPPAEVWALDGSTGETRWSVGIDDVSLRTSPAVADGVVYVAASSVRTCLTVGGGESECSGVTRGQLYALDAASGERQWTAELETDTRSSPAVADGVIYVGCRDGLSAVTTAGENAWRVTFESDRGDGPYVKSSPAVANGYVFIGASDGRLRAFSAAEST; encoded by the coding sequence ATGTCCCCCTCACAACCTCCCTCCACACGACGCGGGTTCCTCAAAACAACTGCCGGAGTCTCGGCGATTGCGATTGCTGGATGTCTCGGTAGCGCTCCGTCGAAAGACCCCCAGTCTCGTGCCGGCACACCACAGTCCGATGGGAACAGTCCTGAAGCCGCCAACTCCCTCGATGATACGTGGCCTCAGTTCGGTGCCAATCCCCGGAACACCGGATACGTCTCGACAGTTGCCGGGCCAGGCACAGACGAGCCGGAACTCGCGTGGCGATACACTGCCGGGACGCCCACGATGAATACCTCTCCAATCGTCGGGGATGGTACGGTCTACGTACCCGGCAGCGGCAACCCAGGGTTGATTCACGCGATCGACATCGAAACCGGTGACAACGTCTGGCAGTTCGAGCCGGCTGGATACGCGTCATCCGCCCTTGCGCTTGGGGACGGCATGCTCTTTGTCGGCACGTGGGGCAAACAGTTCTACGCACTCGACGCCGAATCCGGTGATGAACTCTGGAGCCAGGAGATAGGACATCGGTTCGGCTCTTCGTCCCCAGTTATCGTTGACGACACAATCTATGTCGGGACAATCGGTGACGGCCCGTTGGTCGTGAGGGGTCCCGAAGACGAAGAGACGTTCGAAGCCTGTGCGTTTCTCGCGTTGGATGCAGAGACGGGCGAACGAAAGTGGCAGTACCGCGAATTCAGCGAGAAAGAGAACATTAGTTCTTCGCCCGCCGTTGCCGATGGGCGGGTCTACTTTGGCGGGGAGAGCGGGGTGTACGCGTTGGATAGTGAAACGGGAGAGGAAGTCTGGACGCGAGACATTCCGACCCACCCCGACTCCTCGCCAGCCGTCGTCGACGACGTCGTCTACTATGGCGCACCCACCACCAGTGATTCGGGTCCGCCCGCAGAGGTCTGGGCGCTTGATGGATCGACTGGAGAGACACGGTGGTCCGTTGGGATCGACGACGTAAGTCTTCGAACGTCGCCAGCCGTTGCTGATGGGGTGGTCTACGTGGCAGCATCGTCGGTGCGGACCTGTCTTACTGTTGGAGGTGGTGAGTCTGAGTGTTCTGGCGTGACCCGCGGACAGTTATACGCGCTCGACGCAGCAAGCGGTGAGCGACAGTGGACGGCTGAGCTCGAGACCGACACCCGTTCGTCCCCAGCGGTTGCGGACGGAGTCATCTATGTGGGATGCCGGGATGGCCTCTCGGCTGTTACCACTGCTGGCGAGAATGCGTGGCGGGTGACGTTTGAAAGCGATCGTGGAGATGGCCCCTACGTGAAATCATCACCAGCGGTCGCTAATGGGTACGTCTTCATCGGTGCCTCCGATGGGCGGCTTCGAGCGTTCAGCGCGGCAGAGTCAACATAG